From the Fusobacterium ulcerans ATCC 49185 genome, the window TTATGGCGACAATTGTTACAGTCTTGTTTCTAATTTATAAACAGAAAAAATATCATTATTAAAAATTGAGGTGTAAATATGAATTTATTAATTAAAAATGTTGCTTCTGATTTTAAAGATATGAAAATACTTGAAAGTTTAAATAATGAGGCATTCCCAAAAGAAGAACGTATGGAACTTCATGAAATGATACAGTTAATTTCCCAAAATACAATTGAAGTAACTGCTGTTTATGATAATGATACTTTTATTGGTTTTTATGTTCTATCTATTCAAAGATCTACTGCTTATATACTTTTTTTTGCAATAGAGGGTTCTAAACGCAGATTGGGCTATGGAAGTAAGGTATTGGCATTGATGAAAAAACAGTATGTCAATTGTCAGATTGTTTTAGATATGGAGATTATTGATAAAGAAGCAGAAAATATTGAACAAAGGAAATCTCGTAAAAAATTTTATCTTCATAATGGTTATTATGAAACAGGCTTCTTTCTAAACTATAACAATTTAATAATGGAAGTATTGTGTACTGATGTAAAGTTAGATATAAATAACTTTCAGGCACTATTAAATAACCTGAAATTAAAAAAAATATCATTTGTATTAACTAAAATGGATTTAAAATAAAAAGAAATGATATTAAAGTTAAAAAAACTAATAGTAAAATAAATTAGTCAAAAAAGTTATGATTCCCTCCATTACCTATGTCAATCAGCTACCTTAAATAAAAAAATGGTATATGTTTGGATATAAAGATAAGACAATATCCAATAGAAAAATCTAAATTACAGTAAAATAAACTAGGAATATAAGAACTGATTGAAATATGAAAAAATATATACTAACAAATATGATTTTGGAAGAAAAGTGTGCTTTATAAATCTTTAAGAAGAAACTATTTATAAAATATTAGATATTTTTCTATTAATATCATTAGGTGAAGAAATTTTGAAATTACATTATTAAAAAATAAAGATATTTGGATGAATTGACCTCCCACTTAAAATACTAAATGACAGAAAATTTTTTCAGAAATTTAAGATAAAAATCTACCAATACAATAAATTACTCTATATAAAATAGAAGGTTATTTAGAGAATAAAAAACAATTTCAGAAGTATTTCCAAAAGATATTTATAAAATATATATTAAATAAATTATTTAAAATTATTGATTAGGAGGTCTAATATGCTACAAAAAATTATACAGCGTAAATGCTTTATCATAAATATTGCTTATATTATTGTTATTGTCATACTCATATTACTGACAATTTTTACAGCAAAATTATTTATGCCTTTTTGGATTGCTCTATTTATTTCTACTATATTGCAACCAATTATACATTTATTAAAAGAAAAATTAGGACTAAAAAAGAAAGGATTATCCACAATCATACTATTTCTTTTTTATTTATCACTAGGGAGTGGTTTCATATTTGGTATGATAGAAATTACAAATTTACTAGAAGATATTTTTCAAAGTTTCCCTCATTATTATAAAAATACTATTGCACCAGTACTTAACTCTTTAGGTAATTATATTATCCAGATATGTTCTTTCATACCAAATGAATTTCATCCAAATATGGCAGAGTTACAAATGAGTATAGTATCATGGGTAGAAAACTTAGTATTTTCAATTTCACAATATGGTCTTATTTTTTTAGGTAGTATGGCTAACCAGTTAACTTCTAGCTTTTTATCTATTTTAATGACTATACTACTTTCATATTTTATAGTGATTCAGTATGACATTGTAGTTTCTTTTTTGAAATACCAATTACCTAATAAGGTTCATACATTTTACATAGAGATAAGTCCCTTATTAAAAAACTCTGTAATAAAATACCTTAAGGCATCTTTAATCTTAATTTTTATTACATTCATTGAACTGGCAATAGGACTTAGTATTATAAAAGTAAATAATCCAATTGGAATTGCTTTAGGAATTGCTTTATTTGATGCTCTACCTGTTTTGGGAACTGGTGGTATTATGATACCATGGGCAGTTATTGAACTACTAAACAAAAACTATTTTTTAGCTAGTGGACTTTTCATCCTTTATATTGTAATTACTATCATACGTAGGGTATTAGAAGCAAAAATTTTAAGTATACAGCTTAATATTAATCCTATTGTTGTATTACTTGCTGTTTTAATTGGGTATGAGCTGTTAGGAGTTTTAGGAATGATTTCATTTCCAATTATTAGCTATATTTTAACAATACTCCATGATACCAAAAAAATTAAATTATATAATAATCTTCCTAAATAAACATATGAGCCTGATAGTTAAAACTTATTTATGACTATCAGCTTATTATTTTTTATAAGTGAATATTGAAAAAATATTATTTTCCTTTTTAAAGGATAATTTTTCATTCCCTAGATTTTTACTAGACATTGTCAAACAGATTATTTCCAAAATATGGTATCTAAAAAATATTAACATAAAAACCTATTTATTAAATTTATATATTTTAAACTATATTCCATAATTTTTTCTCCACTACTCTTTAAAGTTAAAATTAAAATTTATATATTTTATTTTGTTGTTTTCTTTTAACTTTAGCTATATAATATTCTAAAGAGGTGAGCCTATGATATTAAGAAAATATAAGTCTGATGACTGCCTTAATTTACTTAAACTTTTCTATGATACAGTCAGAACTGTAAACAAAAAGGACTACAATGATAAACAGCTTTCTGTATGGGCTCCTGATAATTATATTGAAGAAAAATATGATATCTGGCAAAAATCTCTTTCTGAAAATTTTACTGTTGTAGCTGAAA encodes:
- a CDS encoding GNAT family N-acetyltransferase, translated to MNLLIKNVASDFKDMKILESLNNEAFPKEERMELHEMIQLISQNTIEVTAVYDNDTFIGFYVLSIQRSTAYILFFAIEGSKRRLGYGSKVLALMKKQYVNCQIVLDMEIIDKEAENIEQRKSRKKFYLHNGYYETGFFLNYNNLIMEVLCTDVKLDINNFQALLNNLKLKKISFVLTKMDLK
- a CDS encoding AI-2E family transporter, which produces MLQKIIQRKCFIINIAYIIVIVILILLTIFTAKLFMPFWIALFISTILQPIIHLLKEKLGLKKKGLSTIILFLFYLSLGSGFIFGMIEITNLLEDIFQSFPHYYKNTIAPVLNSLGNYIIQICSFIPNEFHPNMAELQMSIVSWVENLVFSISQYGLIFLGSMANQLTSSFLSILMTILLSYFIVIQYDIVVSFLKYQLPNKVHTFYIEISPLLKNSVIKYLKASLILIFITFIELAIGLSIIKVNNPIGIALGIALFDALPVLGTGGIMIPWAVIELLNKNYFLASGLFILYIVITIIRRVLEAKILSIQLNINPIVVLLAVLIGYELLGVLGMISFPIISYILTILHDTKKIKLYNNLPK